In the bacterium genome, one interval contains:
- a CDS encoding TIM barrel protein, translating into MTRRREFLRAGAVGAALTGAAAKPATAAAAAQAPVKHQFKLKYAPHTSLFSNIPDEIDRLNEYAAHGFTAFECNGLLGWPMERVEKLRMRMDELKMELGVFVANPSGWNKAGMVDPAQREAFLAEVKSALPVHKVVGNSICTVITGPEIQGKYRPYQRLNVIESLKRAADVVSAAPELTLVVEPLNPWVDHAGYFLNTSSEAYEIMKAVGSPQVKILFDIYHMQITEGNLINNIRATYDEIGSFQLADVPGRHEPYTGEINYREVFKAIYKLGFKGIVGMELGASVKSDPEGSLKVVAAMVEADKFEV; encoded by the coding sequence ATGACCAGACGCAGAGAGTTCCTGCGCGCGGGCGCGGTGGGCGCGGCCCTGACCGGAGCTGCGGCCAAGCCGGCCACTGCCGCCGCGGCGGCGCAGGCACCGGTGAAACACCAGTTCAAGCTGAAATACGCCCCGCACACCAGCCTGTTCAGCAACATCCCGGATGAGATCGACCGTCTGAACGAGTACGCGGCCCACGGGTTCACCGCGTTTGAGTGCAACGGCCTGCTGGGCTGGCCGATGGAGCGGGTCGAGAAGCTCCGCATGCGCATGGACGAGCTGAAGATGGAACTGGGCGTGTTCGTGGCCAACCCCTCCGGCTGGAACAAGGCCGGTATGGTCGACCCGGCGCAGCGCGAGGCGTTCCTGGCCGAGGTCAAGTCGGCCCTGCCGGTGCACAAGGTGGTGGGCAACTCGATCTGCACCGTGATCACGGGGCCCGAGATACAGGGCAAGTACAGGCCCTACCAGCGTCTCAACGTGATCGAGAGCCTGAAGCGCGCGGCGGATGTGGTCTCGGCCGCGCCGGAGCTCACCCTGGTGGTCGAGCCGCTCAACCCCTGGGTCGACCACGCCGGGTATTTCCTGAACACCTCCTCCGAGGCCTACGAGATCATGAAAGCCGTGGGCAGCCCGCAGGTGAAGATTCTGTTCGACATCTACCACATGCAGATCACCGAGGGCAACCTGATCAACAACATCCGGGCCACCTATGACGAGATCGGCTCGTTCCAGTTGGCCGATGTCCCGGGCCGTCACGAGCCCTACACCGGCGAGATCAACTACCGCGAGGTGTTCAAGGCGATCTACAAGCTCGGGTTCAAGGGGATCGTGGGCATGGAGCTGGGGGCCTCGGTGAAAAGCGACCCGGAGGGCAGCCTCAAGGTGGTGGCCGCGATGGTCGAGGCGGACAAGTTCGAGGTGTGA
- a CDS encoding alpha/beta hydrolase, translated as MYKCRPDISRLLLLFLAALLSLPLAALAADEPVPLPLWPAGAPDTLIRHGQPESVENRENNRNAQGFNRIVSNVSTPTLTVYPAPGGQKAAPALVVFPGGGFRVLAWDKEGLDIARRFNAAGLTCIVVKYRLCPKQYETAEGRAPEAVRGAILADGPQAVRMVRANAAKWGIDPQRIGVIGFSAGGYMAAWTATHYTAGDQSAADPLAKVSSRPDFAALIYPAVPAGIDSVLSAETPPVFLVNADDDTTTPAAKAIALHNALVAAGVTTEMHIFTRGSHGFGLGVNGGAVTAWPGLLEGWLREREVIGGK; from the coding sequence ATGTACAAGTGCCGGCCTGACATCTCAAGACTGCTGCTCCTGTTTCTGGCCGCTCTGCTGAGCCTGCCGCTGGCCGCCCTGGCCGCGGATGAGCCGGTTCCCCTGCCGCTCTGGCCGGCCGGAGCGCCCGACACGCTGATCCGCCACGGGCAGCCGGAGAGCGTGGAGAACCGCGAGAACAACCGCAACGCCCAGGGGTTCAACCGTATCGTCTCCAATGTGTCCACCCCCACCCTGACAGTCTACCCGGCCCCCGGCGGACAAAAAGCGGCCCCGGCGCTCGTGGTTTTCCCGGGCGGCGGGTTCCGGGTGCTGGCCTGGGACAAGGAGGGCCTGGATATCGCCCGCCGGTTCAACGCGGCCGGGCTTACCTGTATCGTGGTCAAGTACCGTCTCTGCCCCAAGCAGTACGAGACCGCGGAGGGACGGGCGCCGGAGGCGGTGCGCGGCGCGATCCTGGCGGATGGACCTCAGGCGGTGCGCATGGTGCGGGCCAACGCCGCCAAATGGGGGATAGACCCGCAGCGGATCGGGGTGATCGGGTTCTCGGCCGGGGGCTACATGGCGGCCTGGACCGCCACGCATTACACCGCAGGCGACCAGTCCGCCGCGGACCCACTGGCGAAAGTCAGCAGCCGCCCGGATTTCGCGGCGCTGATCTATCCGGCCGTGCCGGCTGGGATCGACAGTGTGCTCAGCGCCGAGACGCCGCCGGTGTTCCTGGTCAACGCGGATGACGACACCACCACGCCCGCGGCCAAGGCTATCGCGTTGCATAACGCCCTTGTCGCGGCCGGAGTGACCACGGAGATGCACATTTTCACCCGTGGCTCCCACGGTTTCGGGCTGGGGGTGAACGGCGGGGCGGTGACTGCCTGGCCGGGGCTTCTGGAGGGCTGGTTGCGCGAGCGGGAAGTGATAGGGGGGAAGTGA
- a CDS encoding AAA family ATPase, translated as MRINRILKMKNLGIFRDFSWPAGLPCLARYNLIYGWNGTGKSTIGNMLQSLERKRNVKAIVEIEFDDNTAIEGNAFSTSDIPIRVFNRVFVSNNVFPEDGIAAPIFIIGEENKEKHNRIESLTKELENKEKDLRMLGDELKQIESDFETHCISRAKAIKTTLTAQDSDYNNYNKSDYKETAEKSLTSKSVLPLLLDSAEEQRLMQIHLGGIKEEIDSVDISFSNIQKVLEDTSKILITTVVSSVIESLQDDQELSDWIKEGLSIHKKRCADCCLFCDQTLPPKRIVKLEAHFNKEYMALAEKVLDKIKELQVLKLKIQNIALPDKARIYEDLIEDYKSACEEIKKETTTAIIKLDRFENAMKNKALSPFRAIEMEFDGTLLNDEVINGVNRIINEHNDRSREYIQRKKAARYKLEAHYVISTINEYQNYIKKLDELRIAFAELKLCIDSKKKEKESLEKDIAPHGKTAQELTRELKAYLGHGELVFFACETGYLIKRGNIVADGLSDGEKTAIALLHFLKTLKDSRFDLSNGIVVLDDPVSSLDANALFGAFGFIKSRTKEAKQLIVLTHNYAFYKQIREWFGNLRGPDKKSKSIFMLECNYSGKERKTAIREIDKLLKDYETEYQYLFKYINDIATSSVSLGLDGYYPAPNIARRVLETFLAFRMPNENTLYGKLEAIDFEEEKKSRIYRYTQTHSHRNLIGDQEDDLTILAETPAIMRDILELIKKEDLKHYDNMIKVIS; from the coding sequence ATGAGAATTAATCGAATTCTTAAAATGAAAAATCTTGGCATTTTTAGAGATTTTTCTTGGCCGGCGGGATTGCCATGTCTCGCAAGATATAATTTGATTTATGGTTGGAATGGGACTGGAAAATCAACCATTGGTAATATGCTGCAGAGCTTGGAAAGAAAAAGGAATGTCAAAGCAATTGTCGAAATTGAGTTTGATGATAATACTGCCATCGAAGGAAATGCTTTTTCAACTTCTGATATTCCCATACGTGTGTTTAATCGAGTTTTTGTGAGTAACAATGTATTCCCTGAGGATGGGATTGCTGCTCCGATATTTATTATTGGAGAAGAAAACAAAGAAAAGCATAATCGAATTGAGTCGTTGACGAAGGAATTGGAAAACAAAGAAAAAGATTTAAGAATGCTTGGTGATGAATTAAAACAGATAGAAAGCGATTTTGAGACCCATTGTATTTCAAGGGCGAAAGCCATTAAAACCACTCTTACGGCTCAAGATTCTGATTACAATAATTATAATAAAAGTGATTATAAAGAAACCGCCGAGAAATCGTTGACAAGCAAGAGCGTCTTGCCTTTATTGCTTGATAGTGCAGAAGAACAACGGCTTATGCAGATACATCTGGGCGGTATAAAGGAAGAGATTGATTCTGTTGATATATCGTTTTCTAATATTCAGAAGGTTTTGGAAGACACTTCAAAAATCCTAATCACTACTGTTGTTTCTTCTGTTATCGAATCTCTGCAAGATGACCAAGAACTATCGGACTGGATAAAGGAAGGTCTGTCGATACACAAAAAAAGATGTGCGGATTGTTGCCTTTTTTGTGATCAAACACTTCCACCGAAAAGAATTGTCAAATTAGAGGCGCACTTTAATAAAGAATACATGGCATTAGCGGAAAAAGTATTAGATAAAATAAAGGAGCTGCAGGTCCTAAAACTAAAAATACAAAACATAGCTTTGCCCGACAAGGCCAGAATTTACGAGGATCTTATAGAAGATTATAAATCTGCATGCGAAGAAATAAAAAAAGAAACCACTACCGCAATTATAAAATTGGATCGATTTGAGAATGCCATGAAGAATAAAGCTCTTTCTCCATTCAGAGCCATTGAAATGGAATTTGATGGTACTCTTTTGAATGATGAAGTGATCAATGGGGTTAATCGAATAATCAATGAACACAATGATAGATCGCGAGAATATATCCAACGGAAAAAGGCGGCAAGATATAAATTGGAGGCTCACTATGTTATAAGTACTATTAACGAGTATCAAAATTATATAAAAAAATTAGATGAATTGAGGATAGCTTTTGCAGAACTCAAATTGTGTATAGATTCTAAAAAAAAGGAAAAAGAATCTTTAGAGAAGGACATTGCGCCACACGGGAAGACTGCTCAAGAACTGACTCGAGAATTGAAGGCCTATTTAGGACACGGTGAACTTGTGTTTTTTGCCTGCGAAACAGGATACTTGATCAAGCGAGGTAATATTGTAGCGGATGGATTAAGTGATGGAGAAAAAACCGCAATAGCTTTACTTCATTTCTTAAAGACGTTGAAAGATTCTAGATTTGATCTTTCTAATGGGATTGTTGTGTTGGATGATCCCGTTTCAAGTTTAGATGCAAATGCGTTATTTGGTGCATTTGGGTTTATTAAATCCCGAACAAAGGAAGCAAAACAGTTAATTGTGCTAACACACAATTATGCATTTTACAAGCAAATAAGAGAATGGTTTGGAAATCTGCGGGGTCCGGATAAAAAATCTAAGAGTATATTTATGTTGGAATGTAATTATTCAGGAAAAGAGAGAAAGACGGCAATTCGCGAAATAGATAAACTGCTTAAGGATTACGAAACTGAGTACCAATATCTATTTAAATATATAAACGACATTGCAACTAGTTCTGTTTCCTTGGGTTTGGATGGTTATTATCCTGCACCCAACATTGCTCGTCGTGTTTTGGAGACTTTTCTGGCTTTTAGAATGCCTAATGAAAATACTTTGTACGGCAAATTGGAAGCAATTGATTTTGAAGAGGAAAAGAAGTCGCGTATTTACAGATACACACAGACCCATTCACACAGAAATCTTATTGGTGATCAGGAAGATGATTTGACTATTCTTGCAGAAACGCCCGCAATTATGCGAGATATTTTGGAGTTAATTAAAAAAGAGGACTTAAAGCATTATGATAATATGATTAAAGTTATATCATAA
- a CDS encoding TIGR00266 family protein — translation MNSHEVDYEILGDDMQIVEVELDPGEVVIAEAGSMNYMEDGITFEAKMGDGSDPNEGLMGKLLSVGKRVLTGESIFMTHFRNSGQGKKRVAFAAPYPGKIIPVELGQVGGELICQKDAFLCAAMGTKLSIAFTRRLGTGFFGGEGFILERLLGDGKAFIHAGGTVIKRRLNGEVMRVDTGCIVAFTKGIDYDIERAGSLKSMIFGGEGLFLATLRGHGDIWLQSLPFSRLANRIIASAPQTFGSSQKGEGSILGGLGDMFGDSRR, via the coding sequence ATGAACAGCCACGAGGTGGACTATGAGATCCTGGGCGACGACATGCAGATCGTGGAGGTGGAGCTCGATCCCGGCGAGGTGGTGATAGCCGAGGCCGGGAGCATGAACTACATGGAGGACGGGATCACGTTCGAGGCCAAGATGGGCGACGGCTCCGACCCCAACGAGGGCCTGATGGGCAAGCTGCTCTCCGTGGGCAAGCGCGTGCTGACCGGCGAGTCGATTTTCATGACCCATTTCCGCAACAGCGGCCAGGGCAAGAAACGGGTGGCTTTTGCGGCGCCCTACCCGGGCAAGATCATCCCGGTGGAGCTGGGCCAGGTGGGCGGAGAGCTGATCTGCCAGAAGGATGCTTTCCTGTGCGCCGCGATGGGCACCAAGCTGAGCATCGCTTTCACCCGCCGTCTGGGCACCGGGTTCTTCGGCGGCGAGGGTTTCATCCTGGAGCGCCTGCTGGGTGACGGTAAGGCGTTCATACACGCGGGCGGGACAGTGATCAAGCGCCGGCTGAACGGCGAGGTCATGCGCGTGGACACCGGCTGCATCGTGGCTTTCACCAAGGGCATCGACTACGACATTGAGCGCGCGGGCAGCCTCAAGAGCATGATTTTCGGCGGAGAGGGCCTTTTCCTGGCCACGTTGCGCGGCCACGGCGACATCTGGCTGCAGAGCCTGCCGTTCTCGCGCCTGGCCAACCGGATCATCGCCAGCGCGCCCCAGACTTTCGGGTCGAGCCAGAAAGGCGAGGGTTCGATCCTGGGCGGTCTGGGTGACATGTTCGGCGACAGCCGCCGCTGA
- a CDS encoding Gfo/Idh/MocA family oxidoreductase — protein sequence MAQDGERIKWGLVGTGKIAAKFARALGHSVSGRLWAAASRSQEKALAFTKEHGGVQAYGDYASLLDDPQVRAVYVATPHPLHGEWTSRALRAGKAVLCEKPLEVTEARVKEIALVARDSGGFLMEAFMYRCHPQINRMIEILRSGEIGTVRLIRATFGYHGRYDPANIKMNPATAGGAILDVGCYTVSMARLVAGVALGRRVAEPLEVTGQALIGAESGIDEYAVGCLRFEGDILAQVATAVRVALDNRLIVFGSRGRLTVESPWNGGGLEGGPTRIVVEPEGGDPRVETIECPQWLYALEADAVAAGLAAGGPLWPAPDLEDSLGNARALDLWRAAAGVRY from the coding sequence ATGGCACAGGACGGCGAAAGAATCAAGTGGGGACTCGTGGGCACGGGGAAGATCGCCGCTAAATTCGCCCGCGCGCTGGGGCATTCGGTGAGCGGCAGACTATGGGCCGCGGCCAGCCGCAGCCAGGAAAAAGCGCTGGCTTTCACCAAAGAACACGGCGGCGTTCAAGCTTATGGCGACTACGCGAGCTTGTTAGACGACCCTCAGGTGCGGGCCGTGTACGTGGCCACCCCGCACCCGCTGCACGGCGAGTGGACGAGCCGGGCCCTGCGCGCGGGCAAGGCCGTGCTGTGCGAAAAACCGCTGGAAGTGACCGAAGCGCGGGTGAAAGAAATCGCCCTGGTGGCGCGCGATAGCGGCGGTTTCCTGATGGAAGCGTTCATGTACCGTTGCCACCCGCAGATAAACCGGATGATCGAAATCCTGCGCTCGGGCGAGATCGGGACGGTGCGGCTCATCCGGGCCACTTTCGGCTACCACGGCCGCTACGACCCGGCCAATATCAAGATGAACCCTGCCACGGCCGGCGGAGCGATCCTGGATGTGGGCTGCTATACTGTGAGTATGGCCCGTCTGGTGGCCGGTGTGGCCCTGGGCCGCCGCGTGGCCGAGCCGCTGGAGGTGACCGGCCAGGCGCTGATAGGAGCCGAGAGCGGGATCGACGAGTACGCTGTCGGCTGCCTGCGCTTCGAGGGCGATATCCTGGCCCAGGTCGCCACTGCGGTGCGGGTGGCACTGGACAACCGTCTGATCGTCTTCGGCAGCCGCGGGCGGCTGACAGTCGAAAGCCCCTGGAACGGCGGCGGCCTGGAGGGCGGCCCCACGCGGATCGTAGTGGAGCCGGAGGGCGGCGATCCAAGGGTCGAAACAATCGAATGCCCGCAGTGGCTCTACGCCCTGGAGGCGGATGCCGTGGCCGCGGGCCTGGCCGCCGGGGGCCCGCTCTGGCCCGCCCCGGACCTGGAGGACTCTCTGGGCAACGCCCGCGCCCTGGACCTCTGGCGCGCCGCAGCCGGAGTACGCTAC
- a CDS encoding MFS transporter codes for MITLVAILAVSVLGIVFSLIGAAKLQLSERAGLSDAQFGGLISALMFTSMIVVLAIGPLVDAWGHKPFAILGFLLSGAAISLFAFLRSYKALIVGAMLLGVGGMCVNTVGNTLLPQVLFGGQNVNAALNLGNMFFGLGAFLTPFLAGFLIHKIGYSKTITIVALVALVPVIFAFSANTYPPQPPSGFDLGAAFGLLSNPMVLIAALALFCYVGLEASMGGWISSYLTSIGLSQGKANTVLSGFWIGIMLARLITAGVVTAANGPTVITALALVAAATIFLMVGSRSKGLGAVAVLLTGLAFGPIFPTIVGVTFSKIVPELHGSAFAIIFAIGLLGASTIPAAIGLYARGKSIQKSLVIAGVAALVLFAVAIFMGRLAA; via the coding sequence ATGATCACTTTGGTGGCGATTCTCGCGGTATCGGTCCTGGGCATTGTGTTCTCGCTGATCGGTGCGGCCAAGCTGCAGCTCTCCGAGCGCGCGGGCCTGAGCGATGCCCAGTTCGGCGGCCTGATCTCGGCCCTGATGTTCACCAGCATGATCGTGGTGCTGGCAATCGGCCCGCTGGTGGATGCCTGGGGCCACAAGCCTTTCGCCATCCTGGGGTTCCTGCTGAGCGGCGCGGCCATCTCGCTGTTCGCGTTCCTGCGCAGCTACAAGGCCCTGATCGTGGGCGCGATGCTGCTGGGCGTGGGCGGGATGTGCGTGAACACCGTGGGCAACACCCTCCTGCCGCAGGTGCTTTTCGGCGGGCAGAATGTCAACGCCGCGCTCAACCTTGGCAACATGTTCTTCGGCCTGGGCGCGTTCCTCACCCCGTTTCTGGCCGGGTTTCTGATCCATAAAATCGGCTACTCCAAGACCATCACCATCGTGGCCCTGGTCGCCCTGGTGCCGGTGATCTTCGCTTTCAGCGCCAACACCTATCCGCCGCAGCCGCCCAGCGGTTTCGACCTGGGCGCGGCGTTCGGCCTGCTGTCCAACCCGATGGTCCTGATTGCGGCCCTGGCCCTGTTCTGCTACGTGGGCCTCGAGGCCTCGATGGGCGGCTGGATTTCCTCCTACCTGACCAGCATCGGGCTGAGCCAGGGCAAGGCCAACACCGTGCTGAGCGGGTTCTGGATCGGGATCATGCTGGCCCGGCTGATCACCGCCGGCGTGGTCACCGCGGCCAACGGCCCCACGGTTATCACCGCGCTGGCCCTGGTGGCCGCGGCGACCATTTTCCTGATGGTCGGCTCCAGGAGCAAGGGCCTGGGCGCCGTGGCCGTGCTTCTGACCGGACTGGCTTTCGGCCCCATTTTCCCGACCATCGTGGGCGTGACATTCTCCAAGATCGTGCCTGAGCTGCACGGCAGCGCCTTCGCGATCATCTTCGCCATCGGCCTGCTGGGTGCGAGCACCATCCCGGCGGCAATCGGCCTCTACGCGCGTGGCAAGAGCATCCAGAAATCGCTGGTGATCGCGGGTGTGGCCGCCCTGGTGCTGTTCGCGGTGGCCATTTTCATGGGCCGTCTGGCGGCCTGA